The following coding sequences lie in one Helicoverpa zea isolate HzStark_Cry1AcR chromosome 2, ilHelZeax1.1, whole genome shotgun sequence genomic window:
- the LOC124640200 gene encoding uncharacterized protein LOC124640200 — MKSCILVALLAALASCVHAAAVPTNAPTVVGAVQPGDWLMTLGTTTSVAQPDYVITKRLRYTLGSMYQVNAVIITEQGVPQGGAPAFVGGLGTNDITVVLVSARGRGLHYRIELWGYDTTGADLGPDRPQITIAEF, encoded by the exons ATGAAGAGCTGTATCCTGGTCGCGCTGTTAGCGGCACTGGCGAGCTGCGTGCACGCGGCGGCCGTGCCGACTAACGCGCCCACCGTCGTCGGCGCCGTGCAGCCTGGAGACTGGCTCATGACATT AGGGACTACCACGAGTGTAGCACAGCCGGATTATGTGATCACGAAGAGGCTGCGCTACACGCTGGGCAGCATGTACCAGGTGAACGCCGTCATCATCACGGAGCAGGGCGTGCCGCAGGGGGGGGCGCCGGCCTTCGTTGGCGGACTGGGCACCAACGACATCACCGTCGTGCTGGTGTCGGCACGCGGCCGCGGCTTGCACTACCGCATCGAGCTGTGGGGATACGACACCACCGGCGCCGACCTCGGACCCGACAGACCACAAATCACAATTGCCGAATTCTAA